The Dromaius novaehollandiae isolate bDroNov1 chromosome 5, bDroNov1.hap1, whole genome shotgun sequence genome window below encodes:
- the CHGA gene encoding chromogranin-A, producing MSRPGLLALLFLAVPAISLPVTNDMNKGDTKVMKCIVEVISDTLSKPNPLPISEECLETLRGDERIISILRHQNLLKELQEIAVQGANERTQQQKKNSGFEHELSEVLGSQNDKNKQRDEAQERPEEEQPTVSLAELEAEKIQQNEGEDSREEGKNSLEEREPRPREAHAGEKRAREEAESNEIGGAEDAQREEALDNRISEDPGEEEQKQREEEEEESRGTGDSLELEEEREQASREGQEESKEVAGGRTEREDEQGDAPVEEDPTEAERSLDLAEEDMEAEVMQRNDNNVEALGFGKDEQSSEEEEEQPHRLKGGRHRLEDEVMQAAEDTFQTRDVKSEEMEDESSREWEDSKRWNKMDELAKQLTSKKRMEENDSEEDPDRSMKMAFRSHKYDFGSPEEDVRRSWKRHSKEDSSEGGFPLAPMPEEKKDEEGSANRRTEDQELESLAAIEAELEKVAHKLHELRRG from the exons CCATCTCCCTTCCAGTGACAAACGACATGAATAAAGGGGACACTAAG GTGATGAAGTGCATTGTAGAGGTCATCTCTGATACTTTATCCAAGCCAAATCCCCTGCCAATCAGCGAGGAATGCCTAGAAACCCTCAGAGGAG ATGAACGAATCATTTCTATCCTTCGACACCAAAATTTACTGAAGGAGCTTCAGGAAATTGCTGTTCAAG GTGCCAATGAGAGAActcagcaacagaagaaaaacagtggttTCGAACATGAACTTTCCGAAGTCCTTGGAAGTCAGAATGACAAGAACAAGCAAAGAG ATGAGGCACAGGAGCGCCCTGAAGAGGAGCAGCCCACGGTATCCCTGGCTGAGCTAGAAGCAGAGAAAATCCAGCAAAATGAGGGAGAAGATtcaagagaggagggaaaaaacagcctggAGGAGAGGGAGCCCAGGCCACGGGAAGCCCACGCTGGTGAGAAGAGGGCTCGTGAGGAAGCAGAGAGCAATGAGATTGGGGGCGCAGAGGATGCCCAGAGGGAAGAGGCTTTGGACAATCGCATCAGTGAAGACCCTGGCGAGGAAGAGCAGAAACAgcgagaggaggaagaggaggagtccAGAGGCACTGGTGACAGCCTGGAGCttgaggaagagagagagcaggcaTCCAGAGAGGGCCAGGAGGAGAGCAAGGAGGTGGCAGGGGGGCGTACGGAGCGGGAGGATGAGCAAGGAGACGCTCCTGTGGAGGAAGACCCTACTGAAGCAGAGAGGTCACTTGACTTGGCTGAGGAGGACATGGAGGCTGAGGTGATGCAAAGAAACGACA ATAATGTAGAAGCTTTGGGATTTGGCAAAGATGAGCAGAGctcagaggaggaggaagagcaaccCCACAGACTGAAAGGAGGAAGGCATCGTCTGGAGGATGAAGTGATGCAAGCAGCGGAGGATACCTTCCAGACCAGGGATGTCAAAAGTGAGGAAATGGAAGACGAATCCTCCAGGGAATGGGAAGACTCCAAGAGATGGAATAAAATGGATGAGCTGGCCAAGCAGCTGACGTCAAAGAAGCGCATGGAGGAAAATGACAGTGAGGAAGACCCAGATAGGTCCATGAAAATGGCATTCAGGTCCCACAAGTATGACTTCGGTAGTCCAGAGGAAGATGTGAGAAGGTCATGGAAGCGTCACTCAAAGGAGGACAGCAGTGAAGGAGGCTTCCCACTTGCTCCCATGCCCGAAGAAAAGAAGGATGAGGAAGGCAGTGCTAACAGAAGAACAGAG GACCAAGAGCTGGAGAGCCTGGCAGCCATCgaagcagagctggagaaagTCGCCCACAAGCTGCACGAACTGAGACGGGGCTGA